A genome region from Microtus ochrogaster isolate Prairie Vole_2 unplaced genomic scaffold, MicOch1.0 UNK89, whole genome shotgun sequence includes the following:
- the LOC113455702 gene encoding zinc finger protein 14-like, with protein MAFFFLFSISLFPAARDVQFALTLTELSGKDFLTLAGIQQHVTRDGHGPYICKVCGKAFHSSGSFLTHERTHTGDQLYTCKQCGKTFTYSSGLRRHERTHSGEKPYKCKQFLKVFPSLNKIESHEQTPNGVEYICNQCGVAFRDHSSLQCHEKIHNVEKPYVYKQCGKAFTCSNALRRHEQIHTGVKPYECKVCGKAFIDCSSLQCHERIHSGEKPYACKQCGKNFMHHNALRYHEQIHSGECCTINTGGSDNLVPCFSKYDSS; from the exons atggctttcttctttctcttttccatctctctcttcccagcagcTAGAGATGTGCAGTTCGCTTTGACTCTAACAGAACTATCTGGGAAAGATTTTTTGACTCTTGCTGGTATCCAACAGCATGTAACACGTGATGGACATGGGCCATATATATGTAAAGTATGTGGTAAAGCCTTTCACTCTTCTGGTTCTTTCTTGACACacgaaagaacacatactggagaccAGCTTTATACATGTAAGCAGTGTGGTAAGACCTTCACTTATTCCAGTGGCCTTCGCCGCCATGAAAGGACCCAtagtggagagaaaccctataaatgcAAGCAATTTCTGAAAGTCTTTCCTTCCTTGAATAAGATTGAGAGTCATGAACAGACTCCTAATGGAGTAGAATACATATGTAATCAATGTGGGGTAGCCTTCAGAGATCACAGTTCCCTTCAATGCCATGAAAAGATTCACAATGTGGAGAAACCCTATGTATACAAGCAATGTGGAAAAGCATTCACTTGTTCTAATGCCTTGCGAAGACACGAACAAATTCATACTGGGgtgaaaccctatgaatgtaaggtatgtgggaaagccttcattGATTGCAGTTCTCTTCAATGTCATGAAAGGATTCATagtggagagaagccctatgcaTGCAAGCAATGTGGGAAAAACTTCATGCATCACAATGCTCTTAGATACCATGAACAGATTCACAGTGGagaatgtt GCACAATAAACACAGGAGGTAGTGATAATCTTGTTCCGTGTTTTAGCAAGTATGATAGCAGCTAG
- the LOC101991533 gene encoding zinc finger protein 124-like: MGSVSFEDVAVNFTSEEWALLNSSQKKLHRDVMQETFRNLAAVAKKQEDQTLEDDYENLRKILPTEVQTGYSLCENQEYAEKQGTYKDCWKVYSPPQCFLEHLKTHTEEEPSNVSKLRTVLVDTVMFMAMKECMLKKNFVF, encoded by the exons GGGTCTGTATCCTTCGAGGATGTGGCTGTGAACTTCACCTCAGAGGAGTGGGCTTTACTGAATTCTTCTCAAAAGAAGCTACACAGAGATGTGATGCAGGAAACCTTCAGGAACCTGGCTGCCGTAG CaaaaaagcaggaagatcagaccCTTGAAGATGATTatgaaaatttaaggaaaattctTCCCACTGAAGTTCAGACTGGATACAGTCTATGTGAGAATCAAGAATATGCCGAGAAACAAGGCACTTACAAGGACTGTTGGAAAGTCTATAGTCCTCCACAGTGCTTTCTGGAACATCTGAAGACTCACACAGAAGAGGAACCTTCGAATGTAAGCAAACTGAGGACGGTTTTAGTGGACACCGTGATGTTCATGGCCATGAAGGAATGCATGTTAAAGAAAAACTTTGTGTTTTAA